The following proteins are encoded in a genomic region of Paenibacillus sp. FSL H3-0469:
- a CDS encoding ABC transporter ATP-binding protein: MKLMLTFLKKYRVAAIAALVMMLIELAVELSQPLLISKIIDDGIRQQDTAVVWLWGGVLVGSAAVAFVAGILSSFFASHTSQGFAFDLRDELYEKVQSFSYDIFSRFPTSSLITRLTGDVTQIQDTIFMGLRFMTRIPLVVIGSVIMALVVHIKLGLLLTVTLPFLVIFMIWLMRRASELFRNVQTRLDGVNGVIQENLTGIRLIRVFVRMGHEIGRFATFSGELMRSTVAALRLTETSTPFIMIIVNAGILAVLWFGRIEISAGDATLGQTVAVINYSLRTMGALSALSWIMVSFSRARASSGRIAEVMAASEGPGELGMTSGEGITSAVQGKVEFQQVSFSYPGSDIKVLEDISFSVQPGERVAIMGATGSGKTSLVTLIPRLYECGSGSILVDGQKHTEMDMQTLRGSIGYVPQEVLLFTGSIRENIAWGNAAASQAEIEQAAAAAQIHDTVAALPQGYDTALGQRGVNLSGGQKQRLSIARALVRRPAILILDDSTSALDAVTEGLLLAELKKLSCTTFLITQKISSTASADLILLLDEGRLIAQGTHSELMDESALYRKIYQSQTGEAQHVQSTH, from the coding sequence ATGAAGCTAATGTTGACTTTTCTTAAAAAATACCGGGTCGCTGCCATTGCCGCGCTGGTCATGATGCTGATTGAGCTGGCCGTGGAGCTGTCGCAGCCGCTGCTGATCTCCAAAATCATTGATGACGGTATCCGGCAACAGGACACGGCTGTCGTCTGGCTGTGGGGCGGTGTGCTGGTCGGGAGTGCCGCTGTGGCATTTGTGGCGGGAATACTCAGCTCCTTTTTTGCGTCGCATACCAGTCAGGGGTTCGCGTTCGACCTGCGTGACGAACTGTATGAAAAGGTACAGTCGTTCTCTTACGATATTTTTAGCCGCTTCCCTACCTCATCCCTGATCACCCGCCTTACTGGGGATGTAACACAAATACAGGATACGATATTCATGGGGCTGCGGTTCATGACCCGTATTCCGCTGGTTGTGATCGGAAGCGTGATTATGGCGCTTGTTGTACATATCAAGCTGGGATTGCTGCTGACCGTGACCCTGCCGTTCTTGGTGATATTTATGATCTGGCTGATGCGCAGGGCGTCCGAGCTGTTCCGCAATGTGCAGACGAGGCTTGACGGCGTGAATGGTGTTATTCAGGAGAATCTGACCGGAATCCGGCTGATCCGTGTATTTGTGCGGATGGGCCATGAGATCGGGCGGTTCGCGACGTTCAGCGGAGAGCTGATGAGATCGACTGTTGCTGCGCTGAGGCTCACCGAGACCTCAACACCGTTCATTATGATCATCGTCAATGCCGGGATTTTGGCCGTGCTGTGGTTTGGGCGTATTGAGATCTCTGCAGGGGATGCTACGCTGGGCCAGACGGTTGCTGTCATTAACTATTCGCTGCGTACGATGGGAGCGCTGTCAGCGCTCTCCTGGATCATGGTAAGCTTCTCCCGCGCACGGGCATCATCCGGACGGATCGCTGAAGTGATGGCGGCAAGTGAAGGTCCTGGCGAGCTGGGCATGACTTCAGGAGAAGGTATAACGTCGGCTGTCCAAGGCAAGGTTGAATTCCAGCAGGTCAGCTTCAGCTATCCCGGCAGTGACATTAAGGTGCTGGAGGACATCTCCTTCTCGGTGCAGCCGGGTGAACGTGTGGCGATTATGGGCGCGACCGGCTCAGGCAAAACCTCTCTGGTAACGCTGATTCCCCGGCTGTATGAATGCGGCAGCGGCAGCATCCTGGTGGACGGACAGAAGCATACGGAGATGGATATGCAGACCTTACGGGGCTCGATTGGCTATGTACCGCAGGAGGTGCTCCTGTTCACCGGCTCGATCCGGGAGAATATAGCCTGGGGGAATGCAGCGGCGAGTCAGGCAGAGATTGAGCAGGCAGCGGCGGCAGCGCAGATTCATGACACGGTTGCGGCGCTGCCGCAAGGCTACGATACTGCCCTCGGGCAACGCGGAGTCAATCTGTCGGGCGGGCAGAAGCAGCGTCTGAGCATTGCGCGGGCGCTGGTGCGCAGACCGGCGATTCTGATTCTGGATGACAGCACCAGTGCGCTTGATGCGGTGACGGAGGGACTTTTGCTGGCAGAATTGAAGAAGTTGTCCTGCACGACCTTCCTGATCACACAGAAAATCAGCTCAACCGCCTCGGCGGATCTGATTCTGCTGCTGGACGAAGGACGGCTGATTGCGCAGGGGACCCATTCCGAGCTAATGGATGAGTCCGCGCTGTACCGCAAAATCTATCAATCGCAGACAGGGGAGGCGCAGCATGTTCAAAGCACTCATTGA
- a CDS encoding DUF2627 domain-containing protein encodes MKLLISRFIAILILVIPGLLAMTGFLMMKDDLFNYFAMHGDETAIPKFAWLHFGGGLLLFLAGMTFLGGWILTRDRKKNYVGPRFREKQQTQQPPSTEARS; translated from the coding sequence ATGAAACTGCTAATTTCACGCTTCATTGCCATCCTTATTCTGGTAATCCCCGGCCTCCTGGCCATGACGGGCTTCCTGATGATGAAAGATGATCTGTTCAATTATTTCGCCATGCATGGCGATGAGACTGCTATTCCCAAATTTGCGTGGCTGCATTTCGGCGGCGGACTGCTCTTATTCCTGGCGGGCATGACCTTCCTCGGCGGCTGGATTCTAACCCGAGACCGCAAAAAGAACTACGTAGGCCCCCGCTTCCGGGAGAAGCAGCAAACGCAGCAGCCCCCGTCCACCGAAGCCCGCTCCTAA
- a CDS encoding alpha-ketoacid dehydrogenase subunit beta: protein MAMMEYIDAIRLAMKEEMERDESVFVLGEDVGVKGGVFTTTKGLQEQFGAERVLDTPLAESAIAGVAIGAAMYGMKPIAEMQYSDFMLPATNQIISEAAKIRYRSNNDWNCPVVIRAPIGGGIFGGLYHSQCPESIFFGTPGLKIVAPYSAADAKGLLKAAVRDPDPVLFFENKKCYKLIKGDVPEGDYTVPIGEANLLREGSDITVIGYSLPLHFAMQAAEELEKEHGVTAHILDLRTLQPLDREAIIAAVRQTGKVLIVHEDNKTGGIGAEVAAIIAEHCLFDLDAPIFRLCGPDVPAMPISPPMEKFFLLSKDKVKAEMLRLAQY from the coding sequence ATGGCGATGATGGAATATATCGATGCAATCCGGCTGGCGATGAAGGAAGAGATGGAGCGCGATGAGTCAGTGTTCGTGCTGGGTGAGGATGTCGGCGTGAAGGGCGGCGTCTTCACAACGACCAAAGGCTTGCAGGAGCAGTTCGGCGCAGAACGGGTGCTGGACACACCGCTTGCGGAATCTGCCATTGCAGGTGTGGCCATCGGTGCCGCGATGTACGGCATGAAGCCGATTGCCGAGATGCAGTACTCGGATTTCATGCTGCCCGCAACGAACCAGATTATCAGTGAAGCAGCCAAAATCCGTTACCGTTCCAATAATGACTGGAACTGTCCGGTCGTCATCCGTGCGCCGATCGGCGGCGGCATCTTCGGCGGGCTGTACCATTCGCAGTGCCCGGAGTCGATCTTCTTCGGCACGCCGGGACTTAAGATTGTGGCTCCTTATTCGGCAGCAGATGCCAAGGGCCTGCTCAAGGCGGCTGTCCGTGATCCTGATCCGGTGCTGTTCTTCGAGAACAAGAAATGCTACAAGCTGATCAAGGGCGATGTGCCGGAAGGCGACTACACCGTGCCGATTGGTGAAGCGAATCTGCTGCGTGAAGGCAGCGATATTACGGTGATCGGGTATAGCTTGCCGCTGCATTTTGCGATGCAGGCAGCGGAGGAGCTGGAGAAGGAGCATGGCGTCACCGCACATATCCTGGATCTGCGTACCCTCCAGCCGCTGGACCGCGAGGCGATTATTGCCGCTGTCCGGCAGACCGGCAAGGTGCTGATTGTCCATGAGGACAACAAGACCGGAGGTATCGGCGCTGAAGTGGCGGCGATTATCGCCGAGCACTGTCTGTTCGACCTCGATGCCCCGATCTTCCGCCTGTGCGGACCTGATGTTCCGGCGATGCCGATCTCACCGCCGATGGAGAAATTCTTCCTGCTCAGCAAGGACAAGGTCAAGGCTGAAATGCTGCGTCTGGCGCAGTACTAA
- a CDS encoding ABC transporter ATP-binding protein → MFKALIEPFRYPKLEVGHGEAKIFGAMGSRKPKAKAKNWSGTLGRIWTYLAERRTKLILVLFMVLLSSALSLLGPYLISRAVDDYLGGEGGRTWAVFLLVLALVYLLNSLVSWLQNVWMIEVAQETVYRMRTDLFSHLHRLPISFFNRRQQGEIMSRLTNDIENISSTLNSSAIQIFSSILTLVGTVGVMLWLSPLLTLLTFIVVPLMMLGMRWITRRTGPLFKERQRNMGELNGFIEETLSGQRIIKAFSQEERVITGFRERNRRIMLSGYWAQSISGFIPKLMNGLNNLSFAIVAGVGGLLAIRGLVTVGIIIAFAEYARQFTRPLNDLANQWNTLLSAIAGAERVFEVLDEETEARDEGEAVKLEHVEGAVKFTDVSFSYEGGADTLQGITFEAKPGEMIALVGPTGAGKTTLIGLLSRFYDPSRGSITLDGRELSTVTRESLRSHMAFVLQDSFLFKGTIRDNIRYGRLGATDEEVEEAAKLANAHAFIMRLQDGYDRMLSVDGSGISQGQKQLLAIARAILANPSMLVLDEATSSIDTVTEIKIQEGLQALMRGRTSFVIAHRLGTIRAADRILVLEGGRLLQQGSHEELLQQGGLYSELVRGSKEAAGE, encoded by the coding sequence ATGTTCAAAGCACTCATTGAGCCGTTCCGCTATCCGAAGCTGGAGGTAGGCCACGGCGAAGCCAAAATCTTCGGGGCGATGGGCAGCCGGAAGCCGAAGGCGAAGGCCAAGAACTGGTCGGGCACACTAGGCCGCATATGGACGTATCTCGCCGAACGCCGGACAAAGCTGATCTTAGTGCTGTTCATGGTTCTGCTAAGCTCAGCCTTGTCCCTCCTTGGACCTTACCTGATCAGCCGGGCAGTGGACGATTATCTCGGCGGGGAGGGCGGCAGAACGTGGGCTGTCTTCCTGCTGGTTCTGGCGCTCGTCTACCTGCTGAATTCTCTGGTCTCCTGGCTGCAAAATGTCTGGATGATCGAGGTGGCCCAGGAGACGGTCTACCGGATGCGGACCGATCTGTTCTCGCACCTGCACCGCCTGCCGATCTCCTTCTTCAACCGCAGGCAGCAGGGGGAGATTATGAGCCGTCTGACCAATGATATTGAGAATATCAGCTCGACGCTGAACAGCTCGGCGATTCAGATCTTTTCCAGTATTCTGACGCTGGTGGGAACGGTGGGCGTCATGCTGTGGCTAAGCCCGCTGCTGACGCTGCTGACCTTCATTGTGGTGCCGCTGATGATGCTGGGCATGCGCTGGATTACCCGGCGTACCGGCCCGCTCTTCAAGGAGCGGCAGCGGAACATGGGGGAGCTGAACGGGTTCATTGAAGAGACCTTGTCCGGGCAGCGGATTATCAAAGCCTTCTCGCAGGAGGAGCGGGTAATTACCGGCTTCAGAGAGCGTAATAGACGGATTATGCTGTCGGGGTATTGGGCGCAATCGATTTCGGGCTTCATTCCCAAGCTGATGAATGGTCTGAACAATCTGAGCTTTGCCATCGTGGCCGGAGTCGGGGGGCTGCTGGCGATCCGCGGGCTGGTGACAGTGGGGATTATTATTGCTTTTGCCGAATATGCCCGCCAGTTCACCCGGCCGCTGAATGATCTCGCGAACCAGTGGAATACCTTGCTATCAGCTATCGCCGGTGCGGAGCGCGTTTTCGAGGTGTTGGATGAGGAGACGGAGGCCCGGGATGAAGGCGAGGCGGTGAAGCTGGAACATGTGGAGGGAGCCGTAAAGTTCACGGATGTGTCCTTCTCTTATGAAGGTGGCGCCGATACGCTCCAGGGAATTACGTTCGAGGCGAAGCCCGGAGAGATGATTGCGCTGGTTGGACCTACCGGTGCCGGCAAAACAACGCTAATCGGCCTGCTGTCCCGCTTCTACGACCCAAGTCGTGGCAGTATTACGCTGGACGGGCGGGAGCTGTCAACGGTCACCCGCGAGAGTCTGCGCAGCCATATGGCCTTCGTCCTCCAGGACTCCTTCCTGTTCAAAGGCACAATCCGCGATAATATCCGCTACGGCCGGCTGGGTGCAACCGATGAAGAGGTGGAGGAGGCCGCGAAGCTGGCCAATGCCCATGCCTTCATCATGAGACTTCAAGATGGGTACGACCGGATGCTGTCTGTGGACGGCAGCGGCATCAGCCAGGGACAGAAGCAACTCTTGGCTATTGCCCGGGCAATTTTGGCGAATCCGTCCATGCTGGTGCTGGATGAGGCGACAAGCAGCATCGATACGGTGACTGAGATTAAGATTCAGGAAGGGCTCCAGGCGCTGATGCGCGGGAGGACCAGCTTCGTCATCGCTCACCGGCTGGGCACGATCCGTGCGGCCGACCGCATCCTGGTGCTTGAGGGCGGACGCCTGCTTCAGCAGGGCTCGCACGAGGAGCTGCTTCAGCAGGGCGGCCTCTACAGCGAGCTGGTGCGGGGGAGCAAGGAAGCGGCTGGAGAGTGA
- a CDS encoding DinB family protein has product MNQRPAQGEYTEFQSRYITLVPPEGELSIILREQTQQVLALLGGLTEEQGAYRYAPGKWSIKEMLGHLTDNDRIMSYRLLCFARGEQAPLPGYEENDYAAAGAFDRFTLQEMIEHYRIVRESTLALADSLAEDVYARTGNFGGIAMSVRAQLCLIIGHERHHLRILNERYLN; this is encoded by the coding sequence ATGAATCAGCGTCCTGCGCAAGGAGAGTACACCGAATTTCAGTCCAGATATATTACATTGGTGCCGCCCGAAGGAGAGCTGAGCATCATTCTAAGAGAGCAGACTCAGCAGGTGCTGGCTTTGCTTGGCGGGCTGACAGAGGAGCAAGGAGCCTACCGCTATGCCCCCGGGAAGTGGAGTATCAAGGAAATGCTAGGACATCTGACGGATAATGACCGCATTATGTCTTACCGCTTGCTGTGTTTTGCGAGGGGAGAACAGGCGCCGTTGCCTGGTTATGAGGAGAATGATTATGCGGCTGCCGGGGCGTTCGACCGCTTCACGCTGCAGGAGATGATTGAGCACTACCGGATCGTCCGGGAGTCCACCTTGGCGCTGGCAGATAGTCTTGCGGAGGACGTCTATGCCCGTACAGGGAATTTTGGCGGGATAGCGATGTCTGTGCGTGCGCAGCTCTGTCTGATCATCGGACATGAGCGGCATCATCTGCGGATTCTTAATGAACGTTATCTGAACTAA
- a CDS encoding thiamine pyrophosphate-dependent dehydrogenase E1 component subunit alpha, which yields MESQGTVDTVNRHKQLGLTDGQVIDMYRFMQLGRKYDERSLLLQRAGKINFHVSGIGQEAAQVAAAFALDRENDYFLPYYRDYAFVLSVGMTTRELMLSVFAKAEDPNSGGRQMPGHFGSKRLRIVTGSSPVTTQVPHAAGFALAAKMQKKKFVSFVTFGEGSSNQGDFHEACNFAGVNKLPMIIFCQNNQYAISIPAHKQLGGKVSDRALGYGFPGIRVDGNDPLEVYRVVKEARERALAGEGPTLIEAMMYRLSPHSTSDNDLAYRTQEEVDENWAKDGIAAFRTYLTGLGLWSDEQERDLAAEYNLELKEAITYAENAPFPKPEDTLLHVYDESGLKGGA from the coding sequence ATGGAATCCCAAGGTACTGTAGACACCGTTAACAGACATAAGCAGCTTGGACTCACAGACGGCCAGGTTATCGATATGTACAGATTCATGCAGCTCGGACGAAAATATGATGAACGCAGTCTGTTGTTACAGCGTGCGGGCAAGATCAATTTCCATGTATCCGGCATCGGGCAGGAGGCGGCACAGGTTGCGGCGGCATTTGCACTGGACCGGGAGAACGACTATTTCCTTCCGTATTACCGGGATTATGCATTTGTCCTCTCTGTTGGAATGACCACGCGCGAGCTGATGCTGTCCGTGTTCGCCAAGGCGGAAGATCCGAACAGCGGCGGCCGGCAGATGCCAGGCCACTTCGGCAGCAAGCGCCTGCGGATTGTAACGGGCTCCAGCCCGGTCACGACCCAGGTTCCGCATGCAGCAGGCTTCGCGCTGGCGGCGAAGATGCAGAAGAAGAAGTTCGTCTCCTTCGTCACCTTCGGGGAAGGCTCCAGCAACCAGGGGGATTTCCATGAAGCGTGTAACTTTGCCGGTGTGAATAAGCTGCCTATGATTATTTTTTGCCAGAACAATCAGTATGCGATCTCGATTCCGGCCCACAAGCAGCTTGGCGGCAAGGTCAGCGACCGTGCGCTTGGCTACGGTTTCCCCGGCATCCGGGTGGACGGCAATGATCCGCTGGAGGTGTACCGCGTGGTGAAGGAAGCCCGCGAACGGGCGCTGGCCGGAGAAGGCCCGACCCTGATTGAAGCAATGATGTACCGCCTGTCGCCGCACTCCACCTCGGATAACGATCTGGCTTACCGGACGCAGGAGGAAGTCGATGAGAACTGGGCAAAAGACGGCATCGCCGCGTTCCGCACCTATCTTACCGGACTCGGTCTATGGAGTGACGAGCAGGAGCGTGATCTGGCTGCCGAATATAATCTTGAACTGAAAGAAGCTATAACCTACGCGGAGAATGCGCCGTTCCCGAAACCGGAAGATACGCTGCTGCATGTCTACGATGAATCCGGCCTGAAGGGGGGCGCTTAA
- a CDS encoding thymidine kinase, translating into MAQLFFRYGAMNSGKSIEILKVAHNYEEQGKSVLLFTPSIDNRDEVGYISSRIGLRKQAIPIDEQTDIFSMVSSSLPKPHCVLIDECQFLSKDCILQLVRIVDELDIPVMAFGLKNDFQNNLFEGSKYMLIYADKIEEMKTICWFCARKATMALRVENGKPVYSGKQIQIGGNEAYYPVCRKCHKNPPL; encoded by the coding sequence GTGGCACAATTATTTTTCAGGTATGGAGCTATGAACAGCGGCAAATCCATTGAGATTCTCAAGGTTGCCCATAATTATGAAGAGCAGGGCAAGTCGGTGCTCCTCTTCACACCTTCCATTGATAACCGGGATGAAGTGGGATACATCTCCTCCCGGATCGGACTGCGCAAGCAGGCCATTCCTATCGACGAGCAGACCGATATTTTCAGCATGGTCAGCAGCAGTCTGCCGAAGCCCCACTGTGTGCTGATCGACGAGTGCCAGTTCCTGAGCAAGGACTGCATCCTGCAGCTGGTGCGCATTGTGGATGAGCTGGACATTCCGGTGATGGCCTTCGGCCTCAAAAACGATTTCCAGAACAATCTGTTCGAAGGCAGCAAATATATGCTGATCTACGCTGACAAGATTGAAGAAATGAAGACCATCTGCTGGTTCTGCGCACGGAAAGCCACCATGGCGCTGCGCGTCGAGAACGGCAAGCCGGTATACAGCGGCAAACAGATCCAGATCGGCGGCAATGAAGCCTATTACCCGGTCTGCCGTAAATGCCACAAGAATCCTCCATTGTAA
- a CDS encoding dihydrolipoamide acetyltransferase family protein: protein MSDNTTLTDVIMPQLAESLVSATIGKWLKQPGDSIEQYEPICELITDKVNAELPATVDGTLVELLAEEGQTVSVGEIIARIAVAGSAAPAAAAPSPAASGDAPAPAAAPAAASGTAPQAAHAAARPPVPAAAYDAAAPMRARYSPAVQSLAAEHGINLAAVPGTGLGGRITRKDVLTFLASGAAAVQPPASAVAPAAAPVPDTAPAAAVPAAQQPVLQPVPDALQPVRNSGLHLSESPKIPTIEIEGGRGSSSEYLIDVTPIRNTIATRMRQSVSEIPHAWTMIEVDVTNLVVLRNKLKDEFKRKEGINLTYLAFLMKAVVSAIKDYPIMNSVWAVDKIIVKRDINISLAVGTEDSVMTPVIKKADQKNVAGLAREIDELALKTREGKLRLDDMQGGTFTVNNTGSFGSILSYPIINYPQAAILTFESIVKKPVVINDMIAVRSMANICLSLDHRILDGVISGRFLQRVKDNVEGYTPETKLY from the coding sequence ATGTCTGACAATACAACGCTGACGGATGTAATTATGCCGCAGCTGGCTGAATCGCTGGTATCGGCGACCATCGGGAAATGGCTGAAGCAGCCGGGCGATTCGATAGAGCAATATGAGCCGATCTGCGAGCTGATTACGGATAAGGTGAACGCGGAGCTGCCTGCAACGGTAGACGGCACGCTGGTCGAGCTGCTGGCCGAGGAGGGCCAGACGGTCAGCGTCGGCGAGATCATCGCCCGCATCGCTGTGGCTGGCTCAGCCGCGCCAGCCGCTGCGGCCCCGTCACCGGCAGCTTCCGGTGACGCCCCAGCCCCTGCCGCTGCCCCGGCTGCGGCATCTGGCACTGCCCCGCAGGCGGCCCACGCCGCCGCGCGGCCGCCCGTGCCCGCTGCGGCTTATGACGCCGCAGCTCCAATGCGCGCCCGGTACTCTCCGGCTGTGCAGTCGCTGGCCGCCGAGCACGGCATCAACCTGGCGGCCGTGCCGGGCACCGGCCTGGGCGGACGTATCACACGCAAGGATGTGCTCACGTTCCTTGCAAGCGGTGCGGCCGCCGTTCAGCCGCCGGCATCCGCTGTAGCCCCTGCCGCAGCGCCCGTGCCTGACACGGCTCCTGCTGCCGCTGTACCCGCAGCGCAGCAGCCTGTGCTCCAGCCTGTGCCGGACGCACTTCAGCCGGTCCGCAACTCCGGCCTGCACCTTAGCGAATCACCGAAGATTCCGACGATTGAGATCGAAGGCGGACGGGGCAGCAGCTCGGAATATCTGATCGATGTTACGCCGATCCGTAATACGATTGCTACCAGAATGCGCCAGAGCGTCTCGGAGATCCCGCATGCCTGGACGATGATCGAGGTCGATGTGACCAATCTGGTGGTGCTGCGCAACAAGCTGAAGGATGAGTTCAAGCGCAAGGAAGGGATCAACCTGACTTATCTCGCTTTTTTGATGAAGGCTGTGGTTAGTGCGATCAAGGATTACCCGATCATGAACTCCGTCTGGGCCGTGGACAAAATCATCGTCAAACGCGACATCAACATCTCGCTGGCCGTAGGCACAGAGGATTCGGTTATGACGCCGGTCATCAAAAAAGCCGATCAGAAGAATGTCGCCGGGCTGGCCCGCGAGATCGACGAACTGGCACTGAAGACACGGGAGGGCAAGCTGCGCCTGGATGATATGCAGGGCGGCACGTTCACGGTGAACAACACCGGTTCGTTCGGCTCGATTCTGTCTTATCCAATCATCAACTATCCGCAGGCAGCGATTCTCACTTTTGAATCCATTGTCAAAAAGCCTGTCGTCATCAATGATATGATTGCCGTTCGTTCGATGGCGAATATCTGTCTGTCGCTGGATCACCGGATTCTGGACGGAGTCATCAGCGGACGGTTCCTGCAGCGCGTGAAGGATAATGTGGAAGGCTACACCCCGGAGACGAAGCTCTACTAA
- the lpdA gene encoding dihydrolipoyl dehydrogenase, whose amino-acid sequence MTMTCDVAILGGGTGGYVAAIRAAQLGKSVIVIEMDKLGGTCLHRGCIPSKSLLRSAEVLAEINESESYGIETTGTKLVFPKVQQRKEAVVEQLHQGVQYLMRKHKIQVLKGKGRIIGPSIFSPRSGAVAVELENGEMETVVSTNLIIATGSRPRVLPGLVPDGKVILSSEEALTLTELPESIIIVGGGVIGVEWASMLADFGVQVTVVETAGQLLPQEDEEVARELLRLLKKRGVRVLTGTTVDAETCTVSETGITIEARKGEQSQSLSADKLLVSVGRVANIENLGLENTDIRFDTGVIAVNANMQTGEPHIYAIGDCIGGLQLAHAASHEGIRAVNHLAGEALHPYEAHLVPRCVYTRPEVASVGYTEKEAKQLGRETVTGKFPFSAIGKAIVYGMKDGFVKVVADAKNGDILGVQMIGPHVTDLIGEAALAQILDATPWEVGEAVHAHPTLSEVLGEAMLAVDGRAIGF is encoded by the coding sequence ATGACAATGACCTGTGATGTAGCGATACTTGGCGGTGGCACCGGCGGTTATGTAGCAGCGATCCGCGCTGCGCAGCTGGGCAAATCCGTTATCGTTATTGAAATGGACAAGCTGGGCGGAACCTGCCTGCACCGCGGCTGTATTCCCAGCAAATCACTGCTGCGCAGTGCAGAGGTATTGGCTGAAATCAACGAGAGCGAAAGCTACGGTATAGAGACTACGGGCACTAAGCTGGTATTCCCCAAAGTACAGCAGCGCAAGGAAGCAGTAGTGGAGCAGCTTCATCAAGGGGTGCAGTATCTGATGCGCAAGCACAAGATTCAGGTACTGAAGGGCAAAGGCCGGATTATCGGTCCTTCGATCTTCTCTCCCCGAAGCGGCGCAGTGGCTGTGGAGCTGGAGAATGGCGAGATGGAGACCGTGGTCTCTACGAATCTCATTATCGCTACCGGCTCGCGCCCGCGCGTTCTGCCGGGCCTTGTGCCCGACGGCAAGGTAATTCTGAGCAGTGAGGAAGCGCTGACGCTTACGGAGCTGCCGGAATCGATCATTATCGTAGGCGGCGGAGTGATTGGTGTAGAGTGGGCGTCGATGCTGGCTGATTTTGGTGTACAGGTGACTGTTGTCGAGACAGCCGGACAGCTTTTGCCGCAGGAGGACGAAGAGGTGGCCCGCGAGCTGCTGCGCCTGCTGAAGAAACGCGGAGTCCGGGTGCTCACCGGAACAACGGTGGATGCCGAGACCTGCACGGTGTCAGAGACAGGAATTACGATTGAAGCCCGCAAGGGGGAGCAGAGCCAGAGCCTGTCGGCTGACAAGCTGCTCGTATCCGTGGGACGCGTAGCGAATATTGAGAATCTCGGGCTTGAAAATACAGATATCCGCTTCGACACAGGTGTCATTGCGGTAAATGCCAATATGCAGACGGGTGAACCGCATATCTATGCGATTGGCGATTGTATCGGCGGACTGCAGCTGGCTCATGCTGCCAGCCATGAGGGCATCCGTGCCGTCAACCATCTGGCCGGTGAAGCGCTCCATCCGTATGAAGCCCATCTGGTTCCGCGCTGTGTCTATACACGGCCGGAAGTGGCAAGTGTCGGCTACACGGAGAAGGAAGCGAAGCAGCTCGGCCGTGAGACGGTGACCGGGAAGTTCCCGTTCTCCGCGATCGGCAAAGCCATTGTCTATGGCATGAAGGACGGCTTCGTGAAGGTAGTAGCGGACGCGAAGAACGGGGATATTCTCGGCGTGCAGATGATCGGCCCGCATGTGACCGATCTGATCGGTGAAGCGGCGCTGGCACAGATCCTGGATGCCACACCTTGGGAGGTCGGGGAGGCTGTACATGCCCATCCGACACTGTCGGAGGTTCTGGGCGAGGCGATGCTGGCGGTAGATGGAAGAGCAATCGGATTCTAG